TCTCATTGACCGTTTTCATATTGACGAACGGGATTTCCGCGATCGCTACCGGGCCATCAACCGCTTTCGTCCTTTGACAGTGAAGCGTGATATCAGCTTTGAAGAGGTATGCTATGTGGAGGCGCGCCATTACGAGTATCCTGGTCTGCGGGTGGAGACTGTTCCCAAGCGCCACTACATCAAGGGAAAGATGGCGGCCAATGTTTTTGGCTACCTGGGTGAGATCAGCGAAAGCGAGTTGCGCCGCTCGGAGTTCAGTGATTATTCCGTGGGAGACCTGATTGGAAAATCCGGCGTGGAAGTGGCCTACGAGCGTTTTCTGCGGGGAACCTCTGGTCGAGTGACCTATGAGGTCGATGCGGTGAACCGCCCCATACGCACCATTGATGAAGTGACCCCGGTTTCCGGAACGGATATTCGCCTGGCCCTGGACTACCGGCTCCAAAAACACATGGACGCCCTCTTTAAGCATTACGCCGGTGCCGCGGTTGTCATGGACGTGCGCACCGGCCATATTCTGGCCATGGGCAGCTACCCCTCCTTCGATCCCAATCTCTTTGCCACGGGCATCAGCCGGGCTGACTGGCAGAGCCTGATTTCCAATAAGCACCACCCCCTGGAGAACAAGGCCACCCGCAGTATTTTTCCTCCCGGGAGCTACTTCAAGATGATAACGGCTCTGGCGGGCCTGGAGATGGGGGTTATTGATGAAAAGACGGTCACCAACTTTCCTGGTTACTATGAGTATGGCAACCGACGCTACCGCGACTGGAACCGTGGAGGGCATGGTGCAACTGATGTGTACAAGTCTCTGGAAGAGAGTGTGGATTCGTTTTACTACCATTACGGGCTGGAGATCGGCATCGACAACATGGCCAAGTATGGCAGCATGTTTGGCCTTGGCAGGCGTACCGGCATTGATATCCCTGGCGAAAAGCCGGGGATTCTCCCCACTCGCGCCTGGAAACTGGAAAACCGTGGTGAAGTATGGTATCCCGGAGATACCATTCCCGCCAGTATCGGTCAGGGATATGTGACACTGACGCCCCTGCAGCTGGCCGTTATGACCGCAGCCATTGCCAACGGTGGCTATGTACTGACGCCTCGCCTTGTTTCCCATGTCGGCGAGGAGGAGCAGCTGATTGTACCCGGCCAGCAGGCAGATATCTCACCCCGCAACCTTTCCATCATCCAGGAGGGCATGCGGCGGGTTATCTATGGCGAACGAGGCACAGGGCGCCATCTGCGTCACCCACGCGTTACCATGGCCGGCAAAAGTGCAACTGCCCAGGTTATCGGCCTGGCCCCCGATGAGGAGTACGATGAGCAGAATATCTACGTGGGACACCGGGATCACGCCTGGTTCGGTGGCTATGCTCCCCTCGACAACCCCAAAATAGCGGTGCTGGTCTTTGTGCAGAACGGAGGATCAGGAGCCCGCACCGCCGGTCCGCTTTTCCGTGACCTGGTGGTCTACGCCCTTGAGGAGTTGAAAGTTCCCTGAACGCCTGATTGAACAAGTGAGTAAAGGAGTGAGCCATGAAGGTAGCTGTAACCGGTGGTACAGGATTTGTTGGTTCCCATGTTGTATCTGCGCTCCTGGAGCAAGGATACCAGGTTCGCTTGCTGGCCCGAAAGCCCCAGAGCCTGCGTCCGGGCATGGAAAGCGTGCTGGGGAGCATGGAAAAATACGACAGCCTGCTGGAGCTTGTGGAGGGCTGCGATGCTGTTGTTCACCTGGTGGGAATTATTCGTGAATTTCCGCCAGCCATAACCTATGAAGCCCTCCACACCCAGGCAACCCTGAGCATGTTGAAAGCCGCCAGGGAGAAGGGAGTCAATCGTTTTATTCACATGTCTGCCCTGGGCAGCGCCCCCGATTCCCGCAGCGCTTACCATCGTACGAAATTTGTTGCGGAAAAAGCCGTCCAGGAGAGTGGCCTGGACTACACCATATTCAAGCCCAGTGTGATTTTTGGGCCACGGGATGAGTTTATCAATCTCCTGCTTTCTTTTCTCAAGTTGCCAGCAATTCCGGTGATTGGAGACGGGAAATACCAGCTGCAGCCGGTGGCAGTGGATAATATCGCCCAGGCCTTTGCCCGCTGTATTGAAAGCCCGGCAGCCCGGGGCAGAACCTACGAGGTGGGCGGGCCACGGCGCTATACCTATGACGAGCTGCTGGATGCCCTGGCGGCTCTGCGCGGCAAGGGCAAGCCCCTGAAAGTCCATCAGCCTGTTTCCCTGGTGGACTTCTCGGCCAGGCTCTTTGGTCGCTTTCCCTTCTTCCCCATCAGCAGTGATCAGCTGCATATGCTCCTGAAGGGCTCCACTACCAGTGAGACAGCGGTATTTGACGATCTCAATATAACTCCCTGCAGCCTGGAGGAGAAGTTTGCCCTGTATTACGGGCAGTAGGCAAGCAGAGATATCAAGGAGAATATTTTGGAAACTTTTTCCTATCCCGCCATTTTTGAACAGTTTCCCAAGAAGCGCATTCTGGTGGCTGGAGATCTGATGATTGACGAATACCTGTGGGGACAGACGGAACGAATCTCCCCCGAGGCCCCCGTGCCCGTGGTGGACATCGGCCGCGAAGACACCCGTCTGGGAGGTGCCGGAAACGTCCTGCATAACCTCCGGGCCCTGGGCGCGGCAGTGGATATACTGGGCGTCGTCGGAACCGATGCCCATGGTGTCGAGCTCTGCCAGATGCTGCAGACGCTCGGTGTCGGGCAGCAGGGCATCCTGCGCGAACCGGATCGCCGCACCTCCCGGAAAACCCGTATTATGGCTTCGCACCAGCAGATGATGCGCATTGACCGCGAAAGCCGTCAGCCCATAAGTGCCGACAGCGAGCGCCAGGCCGTGGACTTTCTGCAGCGACAGCAACAGGCGTGGGACGCCATTGTCATCAGTGATTACGGCAAGGGCCTGCTGACGACACATCTGGTGCAGGCCATCATCAGCATGGCAAGGCAGCAGGGCATCCCCGTACTGGTTGACCCCAAGGGCGATGACTACCGTCTCTATCGTGGAGCCACCACCATTACCCCCAACCGTCGCGAGGCATCCATCGCGTCGGGAATCCGCATTGCCGACCATGACAGCCTGCTGGCGGCAGGCCGTAAACTGCTGACGGAGTTGAACCTGGACGTGATGACCATCACCCGCAGTGAAGAGGGCATGAGCCTTTTCTTCCCGCAAGACCGCGTTGAACATATTCCCACCATGGCTCTGGACGTCTTCGACGTTACCGGAGCTGGTGATACGGTGATCTCCGTCATGGCCCTGTGCTGTGCCTGCGGACTGGACTTTGTGGAATGCGGCCGCATTGCCAACGCGGCCGCAGGTGTGGTTGTGGGCAAGGTGGGAACCAGCACCGCCAGTGCCGAAGAGATCCTGCAGCGCCTGCAGCCCCAGCGTTCCCTGGCTTCGCGTAAGATCAAAAGCCTGCCGGAGCTGCTTCCGCAGGTGGAGCAGCTGCGCCGTCAGGGTAAGAAGATCCTCTTCACCAACGGCTGTTTTGACCTGCTGCACCATGGCCATATCACCTACCTGCAGGATGCCCGCAAACAGGGTGATGTCCTGATCCTCGGCCTGAACTCCGACGCTTCCATCAGGCGGCTCAAAGGTCCTTCCCGCCCCATCATCGGACAGCATGAACGGGCTGTTGTGCTGGCGGCGCTGGAGGCCATCGACTATGTGGTTATTTTTGATGAAGACACCCCCCTGGAGCTTATTGCAGCCATTCAGCCACAGGGGCTGATCAAGGGGGGGGACTACCGTCCCGAGCAGGTTGTCGGCCGCGAAATCGTGGAAGCCGGTGGCGGCGAGGTCATTATTATCCCCTTTGTGGAAGGTTCATCCACCACCGGGATCATTGAACGCATCCTGGCGAATCAGAAGGAGAGAGAACAGCTATGAAACAGTATCTGCAAGGAAAAACTGTCTGTATCACCGGTGCCAGTGACGGCATAGGCGCCGCCTGCGCCAGGGAATTCGCTGCCCACGGAGCCCGTTTGCTGCTGTGCTCGCGCACCCTGGGCAATGTGCAGCGACTGGCCGATGAACTGACGAGCCAGTACGGCATCTCCACCCACGCCTTTGCCCTGGATGTGCGCCAGCGCCAGCAGGTCAGTGATGCGCTGGAGAAGCTGCCCCCGCAGTGGCGCGCAATCGACATCCTCATCAATAACGCCGGCCTGGCGCTGGGGCTTGAAGCCTTCCAGGAGGGCGACCTCGACGACTGGGATCAGATGATTGACACCAATGTCAAAGGGCTGCTCTATGTGACCCGCAAAATCGTTCCCGGCATGATAGAGCGGGGCAGTGGCCACATCATCAATATCGGCTCCCTGGCAGGGCGCTACGCCTATCCCGGGGCAGCGGTGTACTGCGCCACCAAGGCTGCCGTGCGCACCCTGACCGATGGTCTGCGCATGGATCTGGTTGACACGCCATTGCGGGTAACGGACCTGCAGCCGGGCATGACGGAGACCAATTTCAGCAAAGTGCGCTTTCACGGCGATGAAGAGCGGGCCGGACAGGTCTACCGGGATATCGACCCCCTGCAGGCATCGGACGTGGCGGAAACCGCCCTGTTTATCGCTACCCGACCGCCCCATGTCCAGATTCAGGAAGTGCTCATTACGTGTACCAGCCAGGCTGCTTCTCTGGTGGTGCACCGTCCGGGCAGGTCCGGCTGAACAGTTCACTGGCATCGCATGTTTTTTAGTGTTAGAATGTTACAAAATATCAGGAGTCAAGCCCTATGCGCATAGTGCCCATTGATAAGCTGGAGCCAGGTATGGTGATGGGGGAGCAAATTGAAGTCGCGGGCCAGATCATGCTGGCACGCGGTGTCGAACTGACTCCGACCTACATCAGTAAACTCCAGCAGATGGATATGGGCGAACTGGTGATCGATGACGAAGCCAGCAAAGACATTGAGTTGCAGACCACCGTCAACGCGGAAATTCATCGCAAGGGCACCCACCTTGTCAAGGAAGCGTTCGAAGAGACCCAGAGTGTTCTGCAGAGCATTCAACAGGAAAGTGACAGCTCCGTGGAGGAGGTACTCCAGAACAGCAAGTTCACCGGATACCTGAAGACGGCGACCGCCTTCAGCCGAGTCATGGAGTACACCGAGGTTCTGCTCAACGATATCCTCATGTCCGACTCCGGCATCTCGCTCAACAGCATCAAGCAGTACGACAGTCATATGTTTCAGCACTCTGTTGACGTTTCCGCCATGGCCATCGCCATCGGCAAGCACCTGCAGCTTCCCGAGCGTCACCTGGAAGACCTCGCCCTGGGGTGCCTGCTGCACGATATCGGCAAGATTGCCATTCCCCGGAAAATTCTCGACAAGTCGCCATCACAGATGACCAAAGACGAGCGGGCCATCGTGAAAATTCACACCATGCTGGGGCGGCGCATACTCCTGAATAACTCCCGGCTTTCTCAGCGGGTGCGCGCCATCACTGTAGTGACTCAGCACCATGAATATCATGATGGCAGCGGCTTTCCCCACCGGTTAAAAGGGTCGGAAGTCGCCTGGTCCCTGAAGAATAACAAGCACACCACCGGCATCTCCCATCTGGCGGAAATCGCCAATATCGCCAATACGTTTGACAATCTCACCAGCGGCGTCGGTACCCGGAAAAAACCCCTCAGCTATCTGGACGCCTCGTACCTGATGGTCAATCGCATGTTCAACCGCTTTCACCCCGTGTATCTCAATGCGTTTCTGCGTATCCTCAACGTCTTTGCCGCCGGCTCCAATGTGCAGCTCTACGAAGGCAAATATAAAGGCTATGTGGGTACCGTGGTGCGCGCGGAAGCCAATAATCGGCTCAGCCCGGTAGTGAGACTCTTTTTTGATGACCGCCAGCAGCGCCTGCCTCGCCCCATTGACGTGGACCTCTCACGGGAGACTGGCATGAGCCTTCAGCGCAAATCCCTCAAAGAGCTCAATGAGATTAAGATAGAGTTGCTGTAGCGACTTCAGCGGATGTGGCGGGGGATGCGTACCAGGAAACAGGCTCCCTCTGGGCCGTTTTCGGCTCGAATTGTTCCGCCTGACTTCTCCTCAATGATTGTCCTGGCCAGCGAGAGCCCGATGCCCGTGCCCTTATCAGGTTTTGTGCTGAAAAACGGCTCAAAAATCCTGTCTGGCAGAAGTTCCACCGGGATGCCTCCACCATTGTCTCGAATACTGATGGTCAGCATCGATTCATCAGGTTCCACCTTGATGGCAATGTGCCCATCGTGCCTTTGCTGCTCCTGGAAGATATCCAGTGCATTATTGATGATATTGAGGACTACCTGCTTGAACTCACTGGGGTACCCCCTGGAATAGAGGAGGGGTTCACTGGCAGAAATCTCCAGAGTGGCCTTGGCTTTGAGCAACTGGCCTTGAAGAAGGTCGCGAACGGTGGCGATAGCATCGCTGACATGAAAGATCTCCTGCTCCCGTGATGGCAGGTAGAAGTCACGAAAATCGTTCATGGTTTGGCTCATGAAGCGAATTTGTTGCATGACTTGCTCCACATGGGAGTTCAGATTCTCCCGTGTCAGTGTCCCCTGATCGAGCAGCAGGGGAAGGGTCTGTGTCATCAGGGCAATGGCATTGACCGGCTGCTGCCATTGATGGGCGATGGCACCCACCATCGCTCCGACTTCAGCCAGCTTGGCCTGCTGGATCAGTATGGCTTGCTGATACTCCGTCTGCTTCTGGAGCGTTTTCAGTTCGCTTACATCCGCCGCTGTAGTGATTTTGTATGCATGGCCACCTGGCGTGACAAGCCTTCCCGCAGTGGCATAAATATCAATATCTCGGCCGCTGCGGTGTCGCACCGTCCAGTGCTGGGCGATTTCGTCCACTCGCCCACTGAGAAAGTCGTCATGGAGCTTTTCCAGACGCTCGTGGTCACCTGGAGGCACCACCAGCGTAAAAGGCTTCCCGAGCAGCTCCGCCTCCGTGTAGCCGTAAAGATCGCAGTATGCCCTGTTGACCTTGACATAACGGTAGCTGCTGTCGGTGATGCAAATGCCCAGCTGGGCAGATTCAAAAACACCCTGCAGAATCTGAAGCGTTGTCAGCTCGCTTTGCTGGTCAATTGGTTGAAGAAAATCATTGTGTGGCATGGTATTCCCGCATCCCCTGCATGGCAGAAACTGTTATGATGTGGCCTGGTTGACGAGGAGTAACCGTCCTGAAAGACAGTGGAAGCCCGTGGTCAAATAAAAAGTCAAAACGATGTGTAGAAAAGGCCTCCGGAAAATCCGGAGGCCTTATTTGCATGGTGCGCAGAAAATGGCGGAGAGCGAGGGATTCGAACCCTCGATACCGCTATTAGCAGTATACTCGCTTAGCAGGCGAGCGCCTTCGACCTACTCGGCCAGCTCTCCGTTGAAATGGCTTGTTCAAGCCGGTTGACAACTTACTGCATCGTTCCTGAAAAGGCAAGCAAAAATCCCCGGCCGGAGGCCGGGGATTTTTATCTGGTGGGTGATGGGCAGAGGGATCAGAGAATCTTCTGAGAGCCTTTGCCGAATTCGGGATAGGCTTCCAGGCCGCACTCGTGCATATCCAGACCTTCCACTTCCACTTCTTCGTCGACACGGATGCCCATGGTGACTTTGAGGATCATCCAGACGATGAAGGAGGCGATGAAGACAAAGCCACCGATGAGAATGATGCCCTTGAGCTGGTCGATCAGGGTTACTTCGGCGTTGAAGATGGCCACGGCCAGGGTTCCCCAGATGCCGCAGACAAGGTGTACGGAGAGGGCGCCCACGGGGTCGTCGATGCGTACTTTATCGAAGGCGGGTACGGCGATGACGACGAGGATGGCGGAGACAGTACCAATGATGATGGCTGCCCATGGAGCCACGTCGGGGCCGGCGGTGATGCCCACCAGTCCACCCAGGGCGCCGTTGAGAACCATGGTGGTGTCAACTTTCTGGTAGATAATTCGTGTCAGAATGGCGGCTACGATAGCGCCGGTGGCGGCAGCGGTGTTGGTGGATGCCACGACCAGGCCGATCTCGTCGGCCAGCTCAGCGCTGTGCATGGCCAGGGCGGAGCCGCCGTTGAAGCCAAACCAGCCAAACCACAGCAGGAAGGTTCCCAGGGTTGCCAGGGGGATGTTGGAGCCGGGGATGGCGCGAATCTTGCCGCCTTCGTACTTCCCTTTGCGTGCGCCGAGCAGCAGGACACCAGCCAGAGCGGCCCAGCCGCCAACGGAGTGAACGATGGTGGAGCCAGCGTAGTCAGAGAAACCTTCCAGGAACTCCAGGGACTCGCCCCAGGTCCAGTGGCCCTGGATGGGATAGATGATTGCGGTCAAAATAAGTACAAAGATCAGGAAGGGCCAGAGTTTGATGCGCTCGGCCACGGTTCCGGAGATGACCGATGCTGCGGTAGCTACGAAAACCATTTGGAAAAAGAAGTCGGCGTAGACGGAGTGGCTGTCATATTCAATGCCACTGAGGAAGGCGCCGCTGCCCATAAAGGCATTGCCGTCGCCATACATGATGTTGTAGCCCACAATGTAGTAAGCCACGGATGCGATGGAAAAAATGAGAACGTTCTTGGTCATGATGGTGGCCGTATTTTTGGAGCGGGTCAGCCCCGATTCCAGCATGGCAAAACCACATGCCATGATCATGACCAGGATGCCTGCAAAGACCATCAAAAATGAATCCAGTATGAAAGGGAGTTCAAGCACAATACCTTCCACGACTTCACCTCCACGTAAAGTAATAAAATTGCGATATGCCACTGTCAGAGCAACTGGCGTGCCAAAAGATAAAGTATTGCTTTATTGAGATTTGTCGTGTAGATTGACAATGACAAAAATAACAAAAAAACCATGAGTGACAAAAATGACAAGCGAATGGCTCTTTCTGAGGTCGGCGGTGGATATCATCCATTCCGGCCGCAATATCAAGATGGGAATCAATACGACCCTGCAGATGATGTCGGAATACTTTGACTTCCGCTTTCCCTCCCTGTTTCTGAAGGACATGGTCACCGGTCAGTATGGGCTGGAGATCAGCCCTGAGATCCCCTCCAGGGAAAAGTCCCGTATTTCCGAACGCATGAACCAGTGGCGTTATCACCGCAGCATCAATTCCGCCTCGGTGGTTATTCTGGGTGAGGAGGAGGATGATTTTGACGATAACCCCTTCGCGCCGTACCTGGGGGAGGCGCCCCTGCGCTTCTTTGTGATGGTGGCCATCGAGGAGCCATCCAAGACCCTGCCCCTCTCATTTTTTACCTTCTTCTGCCGCGATATGTACGCGTTGAACCGGCGCATTGATGTGTTGCGCACGGTGGGGCGGGTGCTCTATTTCTCTCTGAATTCCTACGGCTATCGCCTCAATGTCAGCGATGAGCCTCACCGGCGTCCCATTCCGGCGGTGCTGGATGGAGTTATCGGGAAATCCACAGCCATGCGCGAAGTGGCTGATCTGGTGCAGAAGGTGGCTGCCAGCCGTGCCAGTGTGCTGATTACCGGAGAATCGGGGACGGGGAAAGAGCTGATTGCCCAGGCTATCCATAAACTTTCTATCCGTTCCAACAGTCCTTTTGTAGCGGTAAACTGCGCGGCTCTTTCCCACACGGTACTGGAGAGCGAGCTTTTCGGACATGAAAAAGGGGCGTTCACCGGTGCCATGAACCGGCGCATCGGGCGCTTTGAAAAGGCAGATGGCGGAACGCTCTTTCTGGATGAAATTGGCGAGGTTTCTGCCGAGTTCCAGAGCAAACTGCTGCGTGTCTTGCAGGAGGGGGAGTTTGAGCGGGTTGGTGGCAACGAGACCATCAAGGTGGACGTGCGCATCATCTGCGCCACCAATCAGGATCTTCACCGCGCTGTACTGGAAAAGCGCTTTCGCGAAGATCTCTACTACCGGGTCAATGTGGTAAATATCACCATGCCGCCGCTGCGGGAGCGCGCGGGCGATGTGGCGCTGCTGGCCCAGCATTTTCTGGAGAAAATCAACGAGGATAATAATACGGATATCAGTATTCATTCACATGATATTGGCCTGCTGGACTCCTACCCGTGGAAGGGCAATGTGCGGGAACTGCAGAACGCGGTCTTTCGAGCCTTCCTGGAGCAGAAGCAGGGGTATGCCAATTTCCGCTTCCTTCAGTACAGCGGGCGCAGTGAGGAGCCACTTCCCAGCAGCAGTTCCCGAGTCGCTCCATTGGCGCCTGCCATTGTGGAAAGCCGCCGGGAGTACGAGCGACGCAAGATCGAGGAGGCCTTGCAGGCCACCAAGGGAGTGCAGACGGAAGCAGCCCATATTCTGGGAATCAGCCCGAGGCAGCTGCGCTATCGCATCAGCAAGTATGGCATTCCGGTGCGGAAGTTCTGACAGGCCGTGGAAAACCTTCACCATGGGGCGTAACTTTGTTCCGTAATCATTTGGCCGAGTGTGCTTACGGGTGCCTGAGGTGGGGGAGCTGCTCCAGCACAAAATCCAGCACCGCTGATGGCGTATCCAGATCCAGCAGGGGCAGCTGGCTGGCTTCCAGGCGGGTGTGATCTTCCGCGGGGGCCGCTATGGCGATGATGTGCTGGATATGCCCGTAGAGGGGGGCTTTGCCATTGGCACTGCGGAAAATCTCGACTTTCGGGTGGGGACTGCTCTTGTGTCCTTCAATGATGATGAGATCTTCGTCGGTGAAGTATGCCAGCAGCGCCTCCAGTGGCGCTGGCTGCGCTGTGCGCTTCTGGATGGCCACCAGCTGGTCACTGGAAATGAGGGTGGTGGTTGCTCCGGCTTCCCGAAAGCGCCAGGAGTCCTTGCCGGGCTTGTCGATGTCAAAGCGGTGGGCGTCGTGCTTGATGACGCCCACTTTCAGTCCGCGATGGCTGAGTTGCTGCACCAGTTTTTCGATCAGTGTGGTTTTGCCTGAGCCCGAGGTGCCGGTAAAGCCAATGACGGGGATATTACTGGCGTTCAAATACACCGGATTTTCCGCCTGCTTTATAGAGAAGCCTGATGTTGGTGATTTCCATGGCCCGGTCGACGGCCTTGCACATGTCGTAGATGGTCGAGGCGGCTATGGATGCGGCCACGACGGCTTCCACTTCAATGCCGGTCTTGTAGGTGGTGCGCAGTTCGGTGGTAATGATCACGCGCTCATCCTGAACCTCAAAGTCCACGCTGACTCCCTCAATGGGGATGGGGTGGCACATGGGGATCAGGTCTGAAGTGCGCTTGGCGGCCATGATTCCGGCAACCCGGGCGACGCCGAGTACATCCCCCTTCTTGTGAGTGCCCTGGCGGATCATCTCGATGGTTTGCGGTTGGGCGATGACGGTGGCGGTGGCGCGGGCGACGCGCACGGTATCCTCCTTGCGGGAAACGTCCACCATGATGGCGTTGCCCTGCTGGTCGAAGTGTGTCAGTTCCATAAATCCTCCTCCGGAAGCGCGGTTATCCTCCGATACGCGTCATATTGCGTGATCCTCGGTACATATCGTCAATTTCTGTCACCTTGCCGCCTGCCACTTGCAGGAAGTATGCCCTGAGCTCGGCATCACTGCAGTTCTGCTGGCGTAGCATGGGCAGGAAGTCGTGTTCCTGCTTGGAGAAGAGGCAGGTTTTTATTTTGCCGTCGGCGGTAATGCGCAGGCGGTTGCAGGTGTGGCAGAAGTGCTCGGTCATAGGGGAGATAAAGCCGAAGGTGCCCCGGCCGCCGACAATGCGGAACATGCGGGCGGTGGAGTAGCGTTCCTGATCAAGGGGCTCGATGGAAAAGCGATTTTTCACCTGGGAGAGCATTTCCGCCACGCTGACCAGCTGGTCGGTATTGTAGCGATCACGGATTCCCACCGGCATGTACTCGATAAAGCGTACGCTGATGTCTTCATGTTCCGTGAGGGCGACAAAGTCGGCAATTTCGTCGTCGTTGATACCGCGTATGGCCACGGCGTTGATCTTGATGGGCACCAGTCCATTCTCCTGGGCGGCCTGGATGCCCTTCCATACCTGTTCGAAGCTATCCACTCCCGTGATGCTGGCAAAGCGTTCCGGATGCAGGGAGTCCAGACTGATATTGACCCGCTTCAGACCACATTCCCGCAGCAGCCCGGCAAACCGGGGCAGGAGCACGCCGTTGGTGGTCATGGCGATATCTGAAAAGCCGATGGCGCTGATTTGACGAATAAGCTTGCCGATACCTCGGCGGGCCAGGGGCTCACCGCCGGTGATGCGTACCTTGCTGACGCCCAGGCCATGGAGCAGATTCAGAACGCGAATAATCTCCTCCGGTGTCAGGAGCTGGTCTTTGGTGGCGTGGCAGATGCCGTCCTCCGGGACGCAGTAGAAACACTTGAGGTTGCAGCGATCCGTGACGCTGATGCGTACGTAGGTAATGGGGTTGCCTTGGGAGTCCAGGAGCTGTTGTGTCATGGCATGCTTCCTACAGCAGCTGCAGGGCAAAGGGCATGCCCCGCAGTCGCGTGCCCCGCGGGGCATTGCCGATATCTTCCGGGAAGATGACCAGGCCGTCGGCGTTGGCGAAGGGGATAAAGTGGGAGGACTTCTGGTTTTCGCCGCCCCGGGCGTGCCAGTGTCCGTTGACCAGATCGAAGTTGGCACGGTTGAACACCAGGTGCCCCTGGCGGGAGCGCATGTCATTATCCAGCTCCACATCCACTTCGACGGGGTGATGGTCAGGGCGCCCCATGATTCGCTTCAGAGCCGGAACAACGTAGACCAGCATCACCGTGAAGAAGGCTGAAGGGTAGCCGGGCAGGCCGAAAAGAACCTGCTTGCCACGGGAGGCGAAGAGCAGGGGGCCACCGGGCCTGATGGCGGTACGGGTAAAGTGCAGGTTGACATCCAGGCTCTGGAAGATGGGTTTGACAAAGTCATATTTCCCCATGGAGACACCACCGGAAGTCAGCACTACGTCGCACTCCTCCATGGCCAGCCTGATGGTGGTGGCAATCTGCTCGCGGCTGTCCTGCACCATGCCGTAGCTTGTGCAGGGAATCCCCATGGCCTGCAGGATGTACTGGGCGGTGTACTGGTTGGTGTTGCGTACCTTTCCCCTCTGGTGGGGGCTGTGGCTCTCAAGGAGTTCATCGCCGGTGACGATGATGCCCACCCGGGGTTTGCGGTAGACGGACAGATGGGTGGCACCCAGGTAGTGGATCAGGGGCATGCGTGCCCAGTTGAGCCAGGTGCCGGCTTTCAGGGCGATGTCTTCTCCATGGGCCTCTTCACCGGGCTGGCAGATATTCTCCTGGGAGCCGTACTCCTGGGAGAGGGCGATATGGTCTCCCTCCTGGACGGCGTCCTCGACGCGCACCACGAAGCCGCTGTTTTCCGGAACTTCGGCTC
This portion of the Desulfurispirillum indicum S5 genome encodes:
- a CDS encoding complex I NDUFA9 subunit family protein, yielding MKVAVTGGTGFVGSHVVSALLEQGYQVRLLARKPQSLRPGMESVLGSMEKYDSLLELVEGCDAVVHLVGIIREFPPAITYEALHTQATLSMLKAAREKGVNRFIHMSALGSAPDSRSAYHRTKFVAEKAVQESGLDYTIFKPSVIFGPRDEFINLLLSFLKLPAIPVIGDGKYQLQPVAVDNIAQAFARCIESPAARGRTYEVGGPRRYTYDELLDALAALRGKGKPLKVHQPVSLVDFSARLFGRFPFFPISSDQLHMLLKGSTTSETAVFDDLNITPCSLEEKFALYYGQ
- a CDS encoding SDR family NAD(P)-dependent oxidoreductase — encoded protein: MKQYLQGKTVCITGASDGIGAACAREFAAHGARLLLCSRTLGNVQRLADELTSQYGISTHAFALDVRQRQQVSDALEKLPPQWRAIDILINNAGLALGLEAFQEGDLDDWDQMIDTNVKGLLYVTRKIVPGMIERGSGHIINIGSLAGRYAYPGAAVYCATKAAVRTLTDGLRMDLVDTPLRVTDLQPGMTETNFSKVRFHGDEERAGQVYRDIDPLQASDVAETALFIATRPPHVQIQEVLITCTSQAASLVVHRPGRSG
- the mrdA gene encoding penicillin-binding protein 2, which codes for MVVVHEERNYQPFFQGRLLVLLSLIILGFVVVGLRLWYIQVLQHESLSSRAESNRIRTYETKAHRGKIFDRNNILLVENVPSYNLVVIKENVDDLEKLVEFLIDRFHIDERDFRDRYRAINRFRPLTVKRDISFEEVCYVEARHYEYPGLRVETVPKRHYIKGKMAANVFGYLGEISESELRRSEFSDYSVGDLIGKSGVEVAYERFLRGTSGRVTYEVDAVNRPIRTIDEVTPVSGTDIRLALDYRLQKHMDALFKHYAGAAVVMDVRTGHILAMGSYPSFDPNLFATGISRADWQSLISNKHHPLENKATRSIFPPGSYFKMITALAGLEMGVIDEKTVTNFPGYYEYGNRRYRDWNRGGHGATDVYKSLEESVDSFYYHYGLEIGIDNMAKYGSMFGLGRRTGIDIPGEKPGILPTRAWKLENRGEVWYPGDTIPASIGQGYVTLTPLQLAVMTAAIANGGYVLTPRLVSHVGEEEQLIVPGQQADISPRNLSIIQEGMRRVIYGERGTGRHLRHPRVTMAGKSATAQVIGLAPDEEYDEQNIYVGHRDHAWFGGYAPLDNPKIAVLVFVQNGGSGARTAGPLFRDLVVYALEELKVP
- the hldE gene encoding bifunctional D-glycero-beta-D-manno-heptose-7-phosphate kinase/D-glycero-beta-D-manno-heptose 1-phosphate adenylyltransferase HldE, producing METFSYPAIFEQFPKKRILVAGDLMIDEYLWGQTERISPEAPVPVVDIGREDTRLGGAGNVLHNLRALGAAVDILGVVGTDAHGVELCQMLQTLGVGQQGILREPDRRTSRKTRIMASHQQMMRIDRESRQPISADSERQAVDFLQRQQQAWDAIVISDYGKGLLTTHLVQAIISMARQQGIPVLVDPKGDDYRLYRGATTITPNRREASIASGIRIADHDSLLAAGRKLLTELNLDVMTITRSEEGMSLFFPQDRVEHIPTMALDVFDVTGAGDTVISVMALCCACGLDFVECGRIANAAAGVVVGKVGTSTASAEEILQRLQPQRSLASRKIKSLPELLPQVEQLRRQGKKILFTNGCFDLLHHGHITYLQDARKQGDVLILGLNSDASIRRLKGPSRPIIGQHERAVVLAALEAIDYVVIFDEDTPLELIAAIQPQGLIKGGDYRPEQVVGREIVEAGGGEVIIIPFVEGSSTTGIIERILANQKEREQL
- a CDS encoding HD-GYP domain-containing protein, encoding MRIVPIDKLEPGMVMGEQIEVAGQIMLARGVELTPTYISKLQQMDMGELVIDDEASKDIELQTTVNAEIHRKGTHLVKEAFEETQSVLQSIQQESDSSVEEVLQNSKFTGYLKTATAFSRVMEYTEVLLNDILMSDSGISLNSIKQYDSHMFQHSVDVSAMAIAIGKHLQLPERHLEDLALGCLLHDIGKIAIPRKILDKSPSQMTKDERAIVKIHTMLGRRILLNNSRLSQRVRAITVVTQHHEYHDGSGFPHRLKGSEVAWSLKNNKHTTGISHLAEIANIANTFDNLTSGVGTRKKPLSYLDASYLMVNRMFNRFHPVYLNAFLRILNVFAAGSNVQLYEGKYKGYVGTVVRAEANNRLSPVVRLFFDDRQQRLPRPIDVDLSRETGMSLQRKSLKELNEIKIELL